A stretch of DNA from Mycolicibacterium celeriflavum:
CGAGCTGACCGATGCGGAGGCGGCGTCGGTCATCGCCGCGGGCACCACAGCAGTAATCGGGAGCGAAGAGCCCGAGGGTCGGAACGGCCGCTTGGTTCTACAAGATGACCTTGACTCAATCAAAGGCGTTTGCGCGATTGACGACGCCGGCTGTTGGATTGCGCCGACGGCCGCACCAGTCGCATGCCGAGCCGTCGGCGATGATCGTGATCATCGGGACCTGCCGACCCTAGCTCCGCATCGATGGACTTGGATGGTTGTTCACGGCCGTACACGAAACCCATTACCAGGCCGCATGCTTCAAGTTCGGCGTCGTTGCAATAAGACGATGTGCTGCAAGCCTGACCACCTCTACCTGACTGCTCCAGATGGCCAGGAATTATCCCTCGAACAAGCGGAAATGTGGATACGCTCGGGCAAGCCAAGGTGGCAAGATGCCCTCGGCATTGCAGCTCGATTACGGCCAACCGACGACCGGCTTGTTCTCACTGACGACATCCAAGCAATCGCAGCCATGTGCACGGTTGACGATGCGGGTTGCTGGATCGCTCCGACATCTGGCCCGGTCGCGTGCCGCGCCGATGGTGACGGACGAGACTACCGAGACTTGCCCACCTTGGCTCCCCACCGTTGGACCTGGATGGTCATCAACGGACGGACACGGGACTTACTGCCTGGCAACAAGTTACACGTTCGTAGGCGCTGTAATAAAACGTTGTGCTGCAAACCCGATCATCTGTATTTAACAGCACCAGATGGCTACGAATTGTCACTCGAGCAAGCCGAAACGTGGCTACGTTCCGGCGAGACACGCTGGCAGGACGCAGTCGACGCGGGTGACTTGAATGACACCGGCAGAAGCTCCGGTAGAGCCGAAAGCCTCGAGCCCGATGGACCGTTGATCGAACGTACGGCGACATCAGTCAGTAGCGACGTAAGCGAAGGCGATCTCCAGAAGAACCAACGCCCAACATCATGGCTTGACGCGTTCCCCTGGCTCATGGGCGCAGCTGAAATCGGCTCACCCCCTTGGTGGGATGAGCCGATCGACGACTTTAATACGGCGCCTAGGCTCCAGCGCCTCGCCGAGATCTCGCGACTCGCCATGGAGCGCCTGACGCAATGGACAATCGGGCAAATTTTCCCTGGACTCTCCCCGGACGTCGACTTTCGCGAACTTCCACTGACCGTGCGCGCAAAGAATGTCCTTCAACGAGAAGGCTGCAACACCGCCGCCGACCTCGCAGGCGTCACACTCGATTCGATGATGGATTGGCGGCAGGTTGGAATCGGCACTGTCGACGTGATCCTTCGAACGCTGGCAGATTTCTCTACGTCCATCACGACGCCGCCGGTAGTTACGCAGCATCTCTCGCCGAGCCAGCCGCGCTCACATCCACATGGTGGTGCGACGCAGCCGTCATGGACGTCCTCGGTTGTCGATGCTTTGTCTGTCATCGCCGAGTGGTTCGCCACCGTTGGCACACCAGGCCAAGCCTTATTGAGTACGGAGCTTGCCGTTGGTGCGCCGCCTGCCGTGCTGAAAGCACGCCAACACCTGGAGACGCTGCGGGCGGACGACGTCCTGGGCGAAGATCAACTTGCACTCGACGCTGCAGCATTGTTTGACGCCGCACTTCGCCAGCTCGATTCGCGAGCGATCCAAGTCCTCCGACATCGCTTGTTCGCCGACGACCCTTTTACCCTCGACGAGCTAGGTCGTCAGCACAACGTTACGCGTGAACGAATTCGCCAAATTGAGGGCAAGGCCCGCGGAGAGATGCTGAGTTCCATCTCTGGTGAAGGCGCACTAGCCACCGTCGCGGAGGCTGCTCGAACCTTAATCGGAACGATCCGGCCGTTAGACGAACTCCTGAGCTTCATGCCCGCGCTCGGCCGTCTAGTTGAGTCTGTCGGACACCCAGCTTGGCGGGTTCTTGACCGACTCGATGATGCCTATGAGATCGAAGATGGGTGGTGCGTTGTCCCAACAATGACCGCGGCACGCGTCATGACGCAAACTCAGTTACAAGAGCGAGCGGACAAGTATGGCGTCGTCCGGCTCGAGGACCTCATGCTTGTTGAAACTGCTGAGCCCGATCGGCGCCCGGAGTTTACGGCATCGTGGCTATCACACTGTGGCTACATCATCGAGGGCGCATTTGTGCTTACGCGCACACAGTCGATCGGCGACTACGCGGCGGCCATATTGTCACTGACCGGGACGCCTATGAGCTCGAAGGACATCCTAGATCGATTCGTGTTCGAACGCAGCGTTACATCACTCCGGAATACGATGGCGCTCGATGACCGCTTCGAACGTGTCGACCGTGATCGCTGGGCGCTCACCGAATGGGGAATGGATACATATGCAGGAATCCGATCTCTAATTCGTGAGATGGTCACACGCAACGGAGGTCGCGTTGATCTCGACAATCTCGTGGAAAACATCACCGGGCGCTACAGTGTGAGCGCGAATTCCGTTATAGCTTATGCTAGTTCGCCACCCTTCGAGCAGCGGGACGGAGTGGTGCGGTTAGCCGGTGAGGGACAAGAGGTGCGAAAGACACCCGGTAGAACCCGTCGACTCTTTCGTCAGCATGATGCTTGGGCGTACCGGATCCGCGTAAGTAAGGACCACCTTCGCGGCAGTGGCTCAGTCGCGCCCAAAGCGATCGCAACCATCCTTGGTTTGCAATTCGGGGAAACCCGTCAGCTCGAGTCTCCGCTGGGCCCTCAGGTCGTAGCGTGGACTGGCACACAGCCGTCATTCGGCACAATCCGCCGCTTCTTGCTGGATGGCGACATCGCCGCTGGCACCGATGCCTTTCTCGTGCTCCATGATGATGGGAGCTTCTCGTTCTCACCATGCCGAGACATGACGGGTGAACCGCTCACCGACGTTCTGAGTCTGATAGGCACCCCGGGGACCACAGATCGTGAGGATGCGCGATCGGCGTTGGCACGCGCGGTCGGAATGGACGACACTGCACCGATTGTCAGCGTGATCGCTGCGTATCGAGAGCGCGGTGACGGCGACGTAGCGGATTTACTCACCAGTCTGCGGCATTTCCTGGAGACCGGCGAGATGGACCAACAGGAGCCAAAGCATAACGCCGCAGTTGACGAGATCTTGGATCTACTTTGACTTCTGAGCCGCGTGGCCTTCGGTCACTCCTCCTCAACGACCGCTATCGGAGCGACCAAGAAGATGTCGTTTCCAAATTCTTCGTGCCGGCGTTCAAGGTGGCCTCCAGCTATAGCAGAGCCGTCGGCTACTTCACTTCAACGAGCTTAGCGCTATACGCCCGGGGCATCGATGCCTTCGCTGAGCGTGGCGGCACTATGCGCCTAATCGCCTCTCCACATCTCAACGAGGACGACATCGTCGATATTGAACGGGGTTACGACAGAAGAGAAGTGATCGAGCGAGCGACGGTCCGCGAGCTGGATCAGGAGCTGGCCGAGTCAGTTCTAGACGGCCTAGGCATGCTCGGTCGGCTTATTGCAGACGGACGGCTAGACATCAAATTGGCTTTTGTTGAGCATAACGGACGCATCGGCATCTACCACGAGAAGATCGGCGTCTTTCGTGATGAGCTCGGGGATCTGGTCGGGTTTACCGGAAGCAGCAATGAAACGTACGGCGGCCTAGCGGCTAACTTCGAATCCGTTGAAGTCTATCGCGGTTGGGTAGCGGGCGATGGGGCGCGTGCGCTTCGACTGGAATCTGACTTCCAAGCCTTATGGTCAAACCAGACGCCTCATCTGAGCATCGAGCGATTCTCCGACGTGGCACGCGAGAGGCTCGTCAAGCTAGGACACGACCGTGCTCACCGGACGCTGCCCGGACGGGACAACGCCTTGACTCCGCCCGTCGTTGAGGTCTACGAACCAAATCGCTTAGCGTTCCCGAGCTGGCTAACCGTTCGCGACTATCAGCGCGGAGCTGTTGAGTCTTGGCTGCAGCATCGGGCTCGCGGCGTGCTCAAGATGGCGACAGGAACTGGCAAGACCAAAACCGCGATGATCGCCGCTACTCAACTGAGCAACACACTGCGTCAGCGTGAGCAACCGCTGATCGTCCTGATCCTTGCCCCACTTCAACACCTTGTCGACCAATGGATCACCGAAGTCCAGGACTTCGGCATTCGTCCAGTCGCCGTTTACGAATCCAGCCAGAAATGGTTGTCCGTATTAGAGGACCAACTTAACGAGTCCCGCATGGGGCAACGACCCATTACGGCAATGGTCGCCACAAACGCCTCGTTCGCAGGTCACAAGTTTCAATCGCTTCTTACGCGAATTACTCAACCGCTCTTGATAATTGCTGACGAGGCTCACAATCTCGGTTCATCGGCCTACCGCACCTTGCTTCCCTCGAACGCGACGTATCGGCTCGCGTTGTCCGCGACGCCAGAGCGGTGGTTTGACGACGAGGGCACCGATGCACTGCTGGACTACTTTGGTCCCATCGTGTTTGAACTCGGGCTCGAGGAAGCTATCAAGATGGGCGCCCTGACTCGCTACTTCTATCTGCCGCGTCTTATCGAACTGAACGAGACTGAGACCAACCTTTACGTAAACCTAACGGCACAGATCGCTGCACGGATCGCGGCAGGTGATGACTTGGAAAACGCCGACCCCGCTTCGCCCCTGGGGTTCTTGCTGCGCCAACGATCAGGAATCCTTGGCCACGCCGATAAAAAGCTGGACGCCCTACGTCAAGACCTCAGAATGCGCCGCGACTCCTGGTTCCAACTTGTGTACTGCGCGGAGGGACGCCGGCCATCGGAGCCGGCCGAGCCGGCTGGCCCGAACCAGCTTCAAGACGTGATGAACTTGGTCGGCAACGAGCTACATCTGTCAGCGCACTCATACATCTCTGAGACGCCACGCGCGGAACGCAAGGTGTTGCTTCGCCGGTTCGGTACCGGCAGTGATCTCCGAGTTCTAGTCGCGATGCGCTGCCTCGACGAAGGGGTCGACATACCGGATGCGAGAACTGGATACATCCTTGCAAGTAGTTCCAACCCGCGTCAGTTCATTCAGCGGCGCGGGCGTCTTCTTCGTCGGGCGGAGGGAAAGGATCATGCCGAGATCGTCGACTACCTCGCGGTCCCACCGGCAGGTACGCCAATAAACTTTGATGTGGAACGATCGCTACTTACTCGCGAACTCGAACGGGCAAACGAGTTCGGCAAGCTCTCCGATAACTACGAGGCAACTCTCGAGGTACTGCGGCCTGTGAAAGAGCGCTATCAACTGATGGATATGTAGGCGGACAGTGAACACTTATCAAGGGAGGGGCGGCAGGTGTCTGAAGGTCGCACGGAGAAGCATGTGCTCGAGGAACTCAGCAATGAGGAGCGGGCGCTGCTCAAACGAGTGCTTGAGATCGAGCGCGCCAAGCTTCACATGACTGCGTATGACGCGACAGACGATCTGCTCGCTGCGGTTAAGGAGATAATCCCATGAAGCTGAAGTCGATCAGCCTGACAAACTTCCGCCAATTTAAGGGCGTCCAAACGATCGATCTGACCTCGGACTCAGTAAAGCCGGTCACGCTGCTGTTCGGGGCCAACGGTTCCGGGAAAACGACGCTGCTCAACGCCTTCACGTGGGCGCTCTACGGCACCATGTCGGAAGATGTGGAACAACAACAACGGATGGTTACCGACAGCGTCTGGCGCGCCTTGCCGATCGGCGAGTCGATCGATGTCGCGGTCGACATCCGATTCGACCATGAGGGCCAGGACTATCGCCTGTTGCGTAGCGCCACTCTCCGCAAGGAATCTGACGCCCAGGGGCCCCTTTCGCCCGAGGTGCAACTCTGGGTGACACGTCGAGACGGTTCCTCGGAGATCAGTCATGCGCCGCAGGAGACGATCTACAGCATCTTGCCTCGCGGAGTGAGTCGCTTCTTCTTTTTCAATGGTGAGCGCATCGAGAATCTAGTCAAGAAAGGCGCGTACGCCGAAGTCCAGAAAGACATTAAGGTGCTCCTGGACCTGGAACAGGTGGAACGCGCTATCGCTCATCTGCCAAAAGTTGATCGCAAGTTGACGAATGAACTGAAAAAGCATGGGGGCGACACCGCCAGCAAGATCCAGGACGCAATCGACTCACTATCTGAACAACAGGCGAAGGCACGTGATGAGCTCAAGGTCATAGAGGGCGACTTGGCGATCCTGTCAGAGGAACGCGACCGCACTACGGACCTACTTCGTCAACACGCCGAGGCGGCGCCCATCCAAGCCCAACGCGATGCCGTCACTAGTGAGCTAGGCGAAGCGCGCGCGGCCCGCGAATCCGCGGAGGCGGAGCGGGCACTTCTGATCGCAACCCGCGGTTTTCAAGCCTTCACGGACACACTCGGCGAAAAGACGTTGGCAATAGCAGAATCCCTCTACAGGAAAGGAGCTTTGCCGGCGCCTCTAAAGCGAGAGTTCGTCGACCAACTTTTGGACGACGGCACGTGCATCTGCGGTACGCCGCTCATCGAACACTCCGAGCCATGGGACCACGTTAGGGAATGGCGCCAACGCGCCGGCCTCCAGGCAGTCGAAACTGCATGGCAGAAGCTCAGCGGCCAGATACCTCCTCTATCCGGCGCACGCGACGAACTGCGGGAATCTCTCGCCCAATTGATGAAGCGAATCAACGCCGAGCGGGACAGAGTTACCCGCTTGGAGGAACGCAAGTCCGAGCTTGACGGCAAGCTAAAGGACAGTCGGATGGAGGACGTTCAAGCGCTCGAGACCAAACGCATGGATCTCGAAAACCGGATCGGCATTAAACATCAACGAAAAGGTGCCATCGAATCTGAACTCCGGACGATCGCGAAGGAGATCGAGCAGAAAACCAAAGATAGGTCTCGCGCTGAGGTCACTGACGAATTGGCCGCCAAGGCGCGATCACGCTCGGATCTAGTTCAAAGTGTCAAGCGCGCCCTCGAGGAAATCCTGTCGATTCGTGAAGAGGACATGCGGAGACGCCTGGACGCCGAACTCAAATCAGTGTTCCAAAGCATCACTCACCAGAATCACATACCCACACTGAACGCAGGTTTCGAGTTGACGTTGCACAAAGACGTTGGCGGCGTCCAGTTGCCCGTACCGAAATCTACTGGCGAGAACCAGATCTTAAGCCTCAGCTTTGTGGCGGCGGTATCGAAGCTCGCCCGCGAGATACGAAAGGAACGACGTGCGGAGGGTACCGCAGCAGAGGATGCTGGGACCTTCCCAATCGTTATGGACGCGGCATTCGGCTCGCTCGATGAGGACTATCAGGAAGCCGTGTCCCGGGCCCTCGCGAAAATGGCTCCGCAGCTCGTCGTGCTAGTGAGTAAGAGCCAAGGCCTCGGCACCGTAGTAACCGAACTGATGCCTTACGTCAGCCACCTCGGCGTGATCGTGACCAACTCAACCGCCCCAGGAAGTGTCTCCGATGAGATCGAACTTGGGGGCATGTCGTATCCCTACATCCGGTCCGCAGAGTCGGACTACTCCGAATTCAAGGTGATCAAATGACATTGGCACCCACCGATGCCCGCGTCCGTCGACCGCAGCAGCACGAGGCGCTCATGCAAGAACTTCAGACTGAAGCCAAGTTTCCCACCTATCGAGACATCCTTCTGTACGCGGCCGCAGTCGGTTACCGCCACGAACGGCGGGTCCCATTTACGAACGCAGCCGGCGACCCAATTCGCTACGAAACCTTGACCACTCCAAGCTTCAGCGACACGCTGATCAATATGATTGCCGCAAATGTCGTTTCCGACGATCCCGAGATTATGGACGTCGCGCGTGTCGAGGAACGCCTCCGAATCTTCGAGGAATACGCGAACGGCGGGCTGGAGTATGTCCAGGAGCAGGTCAACGTGCGGCACAAACCAGCCAACTTGGTGCTAATCGACCTTGTCACTGAGGCATTCAGCGACGACGGCGGCGCCCAGGCGGCCACTGTCGATGAACTGCTTACGGGAGTGAACTGGGGTTAACCAGCATTGGTACAGCAGCCACCGGGGATCCGCTAAGTGTTCTTCAACGCTTCCAATCGATTCGCCACCTGGCTCCAATTCACTCGTGGAGTGAGATGGCTCCATGACAGCCTGAGTGCACCCGAAATTTGTTGCGATGGAAGTCCAGCCGCGGTCAACACGTGGCTCGGCTTGTAGGTCTGGGAGGTGCACGCCGACCCGTTCGAAATCGCGACGACGTCTTTGAGTGCAACGACCGCGGCTTCGGAATCGACGCCCGGCACTGAGAAGTTGAGCGTGTGCGGCGCAGTTGCATCTCGGGCGCCGTTGTGGTCGATCCCAAGTGGCTCGAGGGCAGCGAGCGCTTCTCGTTTTACCGTCGCGCAATAGCGGTTTCGATCAGCATGTTCTTCCAAAGCCAAGTTCGATGCTAGTCCGAGGCCCGCGATGAGTGCGACGGGCAAGGTGCCGGGGCGTAAACCACGTTCTTGGCCGCCACCAAACATCAATGGCTGAAGAGGCGGACGTTTATATCGCCGTCGCCGCGCGACCAGAGCTCCAATTCCTTTCGGTCCGTAGACCTTGTGACCCGAGATGGAGATCAAGTCGATGCGCTTAAGCCGCAATGGCTCAATTAGTTTCCCGAAGGCTTGAGCAGCGTCCACGTGGAAGAAAGCCACGTGGCCAGAGAGGACTTCCGCAAAGCCTTCCGTAGGTTGTATTACACCGGTTTCATTGTTAAGGGCCATGATTGAAACAAGTAGCGTGTCGGGCCGGAGGGCCTCAGCGAGGTCTTGCGGGTCGATCAACCCCTCAGAAGTAGGGGCTAGCGTCGTAACTTCGAACCCCCGTTTCGCGAGTACCTCGACCGGTTCTAACACCGCCTTGTGTTCTATCTGGCTACAGATGACGTGCCGCTTACCGGTCACACTGCCATATTCGGCAAGACCCAACAGTGCAAGGTTATTGCTTTCAGTCGCGCCGCTGGTGAAGATGACCTCGTCCGGTTGGGCGTCGACAACCTCCGCGACCTCCTTGCGCGCTCGAGTGACCCTGTCCTTTGCCAGCTGGCCGAACATGTGGGTTCGACTACCGGCGTTCCCGAACTCCTCCGACATCCAGATCGATACCTCGTCGCTCACCCTTGGATCCAGCGGCGTGGTCGCGTTGCAATCCAAGTAAACAGGTCGATCGCTTTCTCCGAGGCTTGAAAAAGATGGCGTGTCGGTGGGCGTCGTTACCGTCATGGGCCACAGCGTACGTGTACCTTCCGACACAAGTACGGAACGACACAGTGCCTTGTACGGATGCGGACTTCCGTACAACCGCGACTGAGGAGAGAACATGACAGCGACCCAACTCGAACCAGCCCCAACAGAACCGCAGGAGCGCGCACGCTCTAGCGGCTACGAGTACGTTTTCCCTGCGATTCGGGGCATTCAAGCAGGTCGAGAGTACTACGTGACGATGTGCCCGCTGCGCCTCATACCGCGTCTGTTCCTTTTCGATGAAGAGGAACTCCCTCCGGAGATGCGAGCGCAGCGCACGCTGAACAAGGCGCGTGTACCCGAGATCAGCCGGTACATCGTCGACAACCCCGACTCGTACATCTTCTCCGCCCTGACCGCGTCGGTGAATGCCGAAGTTCTCTTCGAACCTATGGATAGCGCCAACGGCCCCGGTGAGCGTGTCGGAACGCTGACGATCCCTATGTCGGCGCGGTTCGTCATCAACGATGGACAACACCGCCGCGCGGCGATCCAGCATGCGCTCGCCGAAAATCCTGACCTGGGTGACGAGAGCATCGCCATCGTGCTCTTTCTCGATGTCGGGTTGAGTCGCTGCCAGCAGATGTTCGCTGATCTCAACCGGCACGCCATTAGACCGTCAAAATCCATCGGTGTCCTGTATGACCACCGGGACGAAATGTCCGCAGTCACAAAGCTTGTGGTGATGCGGTCTCCCTTCTTTAGTGACCTGACCGAGACTGAGACAAGTAACCTCTCCGCTCGATCTCGCAAGCTCTTCACTCTCTCCGCGTTCTACAGCGCGAATAAGGCTCTACTCGATGGAATCGATACAGGCTCTCTAGAGCGGCAGGTAGACGTCGCAAGTCGCTTCTGGACCTTGGTCGCTGAACAGTTCCCTGAATGGCAGCAAGTGCGCGACCGGGATGTCAGCTCGGGTGAAGTGCGGCGCGATTTCATCCACAGTCACGGTGTGGTCCTTCAGTCAATCGGCAAGATCGGGAATGCGCTAATCCGCGTATCTCAGGACGAGAAAGTCTGGGAGGCCACACTTAAGAAGCTCACCGACATCGATTGGCACAGGGCCAATGCATCAACCTGGGAGGGGCGAGCCACCGTCGGCGGGAAAGTGAGCAAGGGCGCGGCCAATGTGCTGCTTACTGCCGGTTATATCCGCTCAGTCCTCGGACTGGAACTACCACCGGATGAACAGCAAGCCGAGGATGGGTTAGTTAGGAGTGACAGGTGAAGCGTCAACTTCCGATCACCCCTCGAAAACATTCTGCGTTCGACGAGTTGGGGTACGGGTCGACGATCGACGCCCTCCTCGACCAGACGCGCGAGTTGTATCTCGTCGATTCCGTCCCATGGGTCGTCGGCTACTCAGGCGGCAAGGATTCGACGGCGGTGCTGCAGCTCGTTTGGCTGGCCCTGGCCGGGTTACCGGAGAAGAAGCGAACCAAACCTGTTCACGTGATTAGCACCGATACCCTCGTCGAGAATCCTGTTGTTGCAGCGTGGGTTACGCACTCTCTCGACGTACTGGCCGAACAAGCCACAGCACAGAACCTGCCTATCACTCCTCATCGCTTGACACCCTCGGTGACTGACACCTTCTGGGTGAATCTCATCGGCCGTGGCTATCCAGCTCCGCGGCCGAAGTTTCGCTGGTGCACCGAGCGACTG
This window harbors:
- a CDS encoding sigma factor-like helix-turn-helix DNA-binding protein, yielding MVINGRTRDLLPGNKLHVRRRCNKTLCCKPDHLYLTAPDGYELSLEQAETWLRSGETRWQDAVDAGDLNDTGRSSGRAESLEPDGPLIERTATSVSSDVSEGDLQKNQRPTSWLDAFPWLMGAAEIGSPPWWDEPIDDFNTAPRLQRLAEISRLAMERLTQWTIGQIFPGLSPDVDFRELPLTVRAKNVLQREGCNTAADLAGVTLDSMMDWRQVGIGTVDVILRTLADFSTSITTPPVVTQHLSPSQPRSHPHGGATQPSWTSSVVDALSVIAEWFATVGTPGQALLSTELAVGAPPAVLKARQHLETLRADDVLGEDQLALDAAALFDAALRQLDSRAIQVLRHRLFADDPFTLDELGRQHNVTRERIRQIEGKARGEMLSSISGEGALATVAEAARTLIGTIRPLDELLSFMPALGRLVESVGHPAWRVLDRLDDAYEIEDGWCVVPTMTAARVMTQTQLQERADKYGVVRLEDLMLVETAEPDRRPEFTASWLSHCGYIIEGAFVLTRTQSIGDYAAAILSLTGTPMSSKDILDRFVFERSVTSLRNTMALDDRFERVDRDRWALTEWGMDTYAGIRSLIREMVTRNGGRVDLDNLVENITGRYSVSANSVIAYASSPPFEQRDGVVRLAGEGQEVRKTPGRTRRLFRQHDAWAYRIRVSKDHLRGSGSVAPKAIATILGLQFGETRQLESPLGPQVVAWTGTQPSFGTIRRFLLDGDIAAGTDAFLVLHDDGSFSFSPCRDMTGEPLTDVLSLIGTPGTTDREDARSALARAVGMDDTAPIVSVIAAYRERGDGDVADLLTSLRHFLETGEMDQQEPKHNAAVDEILDLL
- a CDS encoding DEAD/DEAH box helicase family protein codes for the protein MTSEPRGLRSLLLNDRYRSDQEDVVSKFFVPAFKVASSYSRAVGYFTSTSLALYARGIDAFAERGGTMRLIASPHLNEDDIVDIERGYDRREVIERATVRELDQELAESVLDGLGMLGRLIADGRLDIKLAFVEHNGRIGIYHEKIGVFRDELGDLVGFTGSSNETYGGLAANFESVEVYRGWVAGDGARALRLESDFQALWSNQTPHLSIERFSDVARERLVKLGHDRAHRTLPGRDNALTPPVVEVYEPNRLAFPSWLTVRDYQRGAVESWLQHRARGVLKMATGTGKTKTAMIAATQLSNTLRQREQPLIVLILAPLQHLVDQWITEVQDFGIRPVAVYESSQKWLSVLEDQLNESRMGQRPITAMVATNASFAGHKFQSLLTRITQPLLIIADEAHNLGSSAYRTLLPSNATYRLALSATPERWFDDEGTDALLDYFGPIVFELGLEEAIKMGALTRYFYLPRLIELNETETNLYVNLTAQIAARIAAGDDLENADPASPLGFLLRQRSGILGHADKKLDALRQDLRMRRDSWFQLVYCAEGRRPSEPAEPAGPNQLQDVMNLVGNELHLSAHSYISETPRAERKVLLRRFGTGSDLRVLVAMRCLDEGVDIPDARTGYILASSSNPRQFIQRRGRLLRRAEGKDHAEIVDYLAVPPAGTPINFDVERSLLTRELERANEFGKLSDNYEATLEVLRPVKERYQLMDM
- a CDS encoding AAA family ATPase — protein: MKLKSISLTNFRQFKGVQTIDLTSDSVKPVTLLFGANGSGKTTLLNAFTWALYGTMSEDVEQQQRMVTDSVWRALPIGESIDVAVDIRFDHEGQDYRLLRSATLRKESDAQGPLSPEVQLWVTRRDGSSEISHAPQETIYSILPRGVSRFFFFNGERIENLVKKGAYAEVQKDIKVLLDLEQVERAIAHLPKVDRKLTNELKKHGGDTASKIQDAIDSLSEQQAKARDELKVIEGDLAILSEERDRTTDLLRQHAEAAPIQAQRDAVTSELGEARAARESAEAERALLIATRGFQAFTDTLGEKTLAIAESLYRKGALPAPLKREFVDQLLDDGTCICGTPLIEHSEPWDHVREWRQRAGLQAVETAWQKLSGQIPPLSGARDELRESLAQLMKRINAERDRVTRLEERKSELDGKLKDSRMEDVQALETKRMDLENRIGIKHQRKGAIESELRTIAKEIEQKTKDRSRAEVTDELAAKARSRSDLVQSVKRALEEILSIREEDMRRRLDAELKSVFQSITHQNHIPTLNAGFELTLHKDVGGVQLPVPKSTGENQILSLSFVAAVSKLAREIRKERRAEGTAAEDAGTFPIVMDAAFGSLDEDYQEAVSRALAKMAPQLVVLVSKSQGLGTVVTELMPYVSHLGVIVTNSTAPGSVSDEIELGGMSYPYIRSAESDYSEFKVIK
- a CDS encoding DNA phosphorothioation-associated protein 4 — encoded protein: MTLAPTDARVRRPQQHEALMQELQTEAKFPTYRDILLYAAAVGYRHERRVPFTNAAGDPIRYETLTTPSFSDTLINMIAANVVSDDPEIMDVARVEERLRIFEEYANGGLEYVQEQVNVRHKPANLVLIDLVTEAFSDDGGAQAATVDELLTGVNWG
- the dndA gene encoding cysteine desulfurase DndA, with the protein product MTVTTPTDTPSFSSLGESDRPVYLDCNATTPLDPRVSDEVSIWMSEEFGNAGSRTHMFGQLAKDRVTRARKEVAEVVDAQPDEVIFTSGATESNNLALLGLAEYGSVTGKRHVICSQIEHKAVLEPVEVLAKRGFEVTTLAPTSEGLIDPQDLAEALRPDTLLVSIMALNNETGVIQPTEGFAEVLSGHVAFFHVDAAQAFGKLIEPLRLKRIDLISISGHKVYGPKGIGALVARRRRYKRPPLQPLMFGGGQERGLRPGTLPVALIAGLGLASNLALEEHADRNRYCATVKREALAALEPLGIDHNGARDATAPHTLNFSVPGVDSEAAVVALKDVVAISNGSACTSQTYKPSHVLTAAGLPSQQISGALRLSWSHLTPRVNWSQVANRLEALKNT
- the dndB gene encoding DNA sulfur modification protein DndB, yielding MCPLRLIPRLFLFDEEELPPEMRAQRTLNKARVPEISRYIVDNPDSYIFSALTASVNAEVLFEPMDSANGPGERVGTLTIPMSARFVINDGQHRRAAIQHALAENPDLGDESIAIVLFLDVGLSRCQQMFADLNRHAIRPSKSIGVLYDHRDEMSAVTKLVVMRSPFFSDLTETETSNLSARSRKLFTLSAFYSANKALLDGIDTGSLERQVDVASRFWTLVAEQFPEWQQVRDRDVSSGEVRRDFIHSHGVVLQSIGKIGNALIRVSQDEKVWEATLKKLTDIDWHRANASTWEGRATVGGKVSKGAANVLLTAGYIRSVLGLELPPDEQQAEDGLVRSDR